The proteins below are encoded in one region of Microbacterium pygmaeum:
- a CDS encoding DNA-directed RNA polymerase subunit beta', with protein sequence MLESTTFDQLRIGLATADDIRRWSYGEVKKPETINYRTLKPEKDGLFGEQIFGPSRDWECACGKYKRVRFKGIVCERCGVEVTKSSVRRERMGHIELAAPVTHIWYFKGVPSRLGYLLDMAPKDLEKVIYFAAYMVISVDEEARHRDLPTQENNIRLELKTLGDRRDSRIATRLQKLEEELAALEEEGAKADQKKKVKDAAEKEMGSIRKNFDDQITRLERVWEEFRTLEVGALKGEDEIFHELQDRFGQYFEAHMGAESIKRRLEAFDLAEESDSLRLQISEGKGQRKIRAIKRLKVVNSFLMTGMSPASMVLDVVPVIPPELRPMVQLDGGRFATSDLNDLYRRVINRNNRLRRLIDLGAPEIIVNNEKRMLQEAVDALFDNGRRGRPVTGTGNRALKSLSDMLKGKQGRFRQNLLGKRVDYSGRSVIIVGPQLKLHQCGLPKQMALELFKPFVIKRLIDLGHSQNIKAAKRAVERTRPEVWDVLEEIIRERPVLLNRAPTLHRLGIQAFEPQLVEGKAIQLHPLVCAAFNADFDGDQMAVHLPLSVEAQAEARILMLASNNILKPSDGRPVTLPSQDMIIGLHHLTTVKVGAAGEGRVFGSVGEAILAKDEGTLDLQAKVRIRIPGLTFLESEGETPESIATYERNGLVETSLGQAIFNDTLPKGYPFVREQADKGKLSQIVNKLAEEYPKVEVAASLDRIKDAGFYWATRSGVTVALSDILTPPDKPQIVARHEKRAAKAQDQFEKGLTTDSERRQELIKIWTEATDEVQKAMRDNFPEDNTINRMVSSGARGNWLQIRNIAGMRGLVNNPKGEIIPRPIISSYREGLSVAEYFIATHGARKGLADTALRTADSGYLTRRLVDVSQDVIIREDDCGTTKGLELPIAAAGADGVLVKDANVENSVFSRTLASDAVDAAGNVLASAGDDVGDVLLNTLIEAGVETIKVRSVLTCDSAVGVCAQCYGRSLATGKLVDIGEAVGIIAAQSIGEPGTQLTMRTFHTGGSASADDITQGLPRVQELFEARTPKGASPIAESDGRITIEETDRAKKVILTPDNGDEPHVYPVLRRATLLVEDGQHVTVGQPILVGTLDPKEVMRVMGAREVQRYLVNGVQGVYRSQGVPIHDKHIEVIVRQMLRKITVVDHGETTLLPGELVDFKKYQNMNREVVAEGKRPASGRPELMGITKASLATESWLSAASFQETTRVLTQAAMEGKSDPLLGLKENVIIGKLIPAGTGLAKYRNVAVEATEEAKSERYPNRIFASDGAYTDADLSYVDFDSFSTDDFTPGTYN encoded by the coding sequence GTGCTCGAATCAACAACTTTCGATCAGCTTCGCATCGGCCTGGCTACCGCTGACGACATCCGTCGTTGGTCGTACGGCGAGGTCAAGAAGCCTGAGACCATCAACTACCGCACGCTCAAGCCCGAGAAGGACGGTCTCTTCGGAGAGCAGATCTTCGGACCGAGCCGTGACTGGGAGTGCGCATGCGGCAAGTACAAGCGCGTCCGCTTCAAGGGCATCGTCTGCGAGCGCTGCGGCGTGGAGGTCACCAAGTCCTCCGTGCGCCGCGAGCGCATGGGCCACATCGAGCTCGCCGCGCCCGTCACGCACATCTGGTACTTCAAGGGCGTCCCCTCGCGCTTGGGCTATCTGCTGGACATGGCACCCAAGGACCTCGAGAAGGTCATCTACTTCGCCGCCTACATGGTGATCTCCGTCGACGAGGAGGCGCGTCACCGCGACCTCCCCACGCAGGAGAACAACATCCGTCTCGAGCTGAAGACGCTCGGCGACCGCCGCGACTCGCGCATCGCCACCCGTCTCCAGAAGCTCGAGGAGGAACTGGCCGCTCTGGAGGAAGAGGGCGCCAAGGCCGACCAGAAGAAGAAGGTCAAGGACGCTGCCGAGAAGGAGATGGGCAGCATCCGCAAGAACTTCGACGACCAGATCACGCGCCTGGAGCGCGTCTGGGAGGAGTTCCGCACGCTCGAGGTCGGCGCCCTGAAGGGCGAGGACGAGATCTTCCACGAGCTGCAGGACCGCTTCGGTCAGTACTTCGAGGCCCACATGGGCGCCGAGTCGATCAAGCGTCGCCTGGAGGCGTTCGACCTGGCCGAGGAGTCCGACTCCCTGCGCCTGCAGATCTCCGAGGGCAAGGGACAGCGCAAGATCCGCGCGATCAAGCGCCTGAAGGTCGTCAACTCGTTCCTGATGACGGGCATGAGCCCGGCATCCATGGTCCTGGACGTCGTCCCGGTGATCCCGCCGGAGCTTCGCCCGATGGTGCAGCTGGACGGTGGCCGCTTCGCGACCTCCGACCTGAACGACCTGTACCGCCGCGTGATCAACCGCAACAACCGTCTCCGTCGCCTGATCGACCTCGGTGCACCCGAGATCATCGTCAACAACGAGAAGCGGATGCTGCAGGAGGCCGTCGACGCGCTGTTCGACAACGGCCGCCGCGGTCGCCCCGTGACCGGTACCGGCAACCGGGCGCTGAAGTCCCTGAGCGACATGCTCAAGGGAAAGCAGGGTCGGTTCCGCCAGAACCTGCTCGGCAAGCGCGTGGACTACTCGGGTCGTTCGGTCATCATCGTCGGACCCCAGCTGAAGCTGCACCAGTGCGGCCTGCCCAAGCAGATGGCGCTGGAACTGTTCAAGCCGTTCGTGATCAAGCGCCTGATCGACCTCGGTCACTCGCAGAACATCAAGGCCGCCAAGCGCGCCGTCGAGCGCACGCGTCCCGAGGTCTGGGACGTGCTCGAGGAGATCATCCGCGAGCGGCCCGTGCTGCTCAACCGCGCGCCGACGCTGCACCGACTGGGCATCCAGGCGTTCGAGCCTCAGCTCGTGGAGGGCAAGGCGATCCAGCTGCACCCGCTCGTGTGCGCCGCGTTCAACGCGGACTTCGACGGTGACCAGATGGCCGTCCACCTGCCGCTGTCGGTCGAGGCCCAGGCCGAGGCACGCATCCTGATGCTCGCCTCGAACAACATCCTGAAGCCGTCCGACGGCCGCCCGGTCACCCTGCCCTCGCAGGACATGATCATCGGCCTGCACCACCTGACCACGGTCAAGGTCGGCGCAGCCGGCGAGGGTCGTGTATTCGGCTCGGTCGGCGAGGCGATCCTGGCCAAGGACGAGGGAACCCTCGACCTGCAGGCCAAGGTCCGCATCCGCATCCCCGGTCTGACCTTCCTCGAGTCCGAGGGCGAGACCCCCGAGAGCATTGCGACGTACGAGCGCAACGGTCTCGTGGAGACCTCGCTGGGTCAGGCGATCTTCAACGACACCCTGCCCAAGGGCTACCCGTTCGTGCGCGAGCAGGCCGACAAGGGCAAGCTGTCGCAGATCGTCAACAAGCTGGCCGAGGAGTATCCGAAGGTGGAGGTCGCGGCATCGCTGGACCGCATCAAGGACGCCGGCTTCTACTGGGCCACCCGTTCGGGTGTCACCGTGGCGCTGAGCGACATCCTCACCCCGCCGGACAAGCCGCAGATCGTGGCACGCCACGAGAAGCGCGCCGCCAAGGCGCAGGACCAGTTCGAGAAGGGTCTGACCACGGACTCGGAGCGCCGTCAGGAGCTCATCAAGATCTGGACCGAGGCGACCGACGAGGTCCAGAAGGCCATGCGCGACAACTTCCCCGAGGACAACACCATCAACCGCATGGTGTCGTCGGGTGCTCGTGGTAACTGGCTGCAGATCCGGAACATCGCCGGTATGCGAGGCCTGGTGAACAACCCCAAGGGTGAGATCATCCCGCGTCCGATCATCTCCTCGTACCGTGAGGGTCTGTCGGTGGCGGAGTACTTCATCGCGACGCACGGTGCGCGCAAGGGTCTGGCCGACACGGCCCTGCGTACAGCCGACTCGGGCTACCTCACGCGTCGTCTCGTGGACGTCTCGCAGGATGTCATCATCCGTGAGGACGACTGCGGTACGACCAAGGGTCTCGAGCTGCCGATCGCGGCTGCCGGTGCCGACGGTGTCCTCGTCAAGGACGCGAACGTGGAGAACTCCGTGTTCTCGCGCACCCTCGCCTCCGACGCGGTGGATGCCGCGGGCAACGTGCTGGCCTCGGCCGGCGACGACGTGGGCGACGTGCTGCTGAACACGCTGATCGAGGCGGGTGTGGAGACCATCAAGGTGCGCTCCGTGCTCACCTGCGACTCGGCCGTCGGTGTCTGCGCGCAGTGCTACGGCCGCTCGCTCGCGACCGGAAAGCTCGTCGACATCGGAGAGGCCGTCGGCATCATCGCGGCCCAGTCGATCGGTGAGCCCGGAACGCAGCTCACGATGCGCACCTTCCACACGGGTGGTTCGGCCTCGGCCGATGACATCACCCAGGGTCTGCCGCGTGTGCAGGAGCTCTTCGAGGCGCGTACCCCCAAGGGTGCGTCGCCGATCGCCGAGTCCGACGGTCGCATCACGATCGAAGAGACCGATCGCGCCAAGAAGGTCATCCTGACGCCCGACAACGGCGATGAGCCGCATGTCTACCCGGTGCTGCGCCGCGCGACGCTCCTGGTCGAGGACGGCCAGCACGTCACGGTCGGTCAGCCGATCCTGGTGGGAACGCTGGACCCCAAGGAGGTCATGCGCGTCATGGGTGCCCGCGAGGTGCAGCGCTACCTCGTCAACGGCGTCCAGGGCGTCTACCGCTCGCAGGGTGTGCCGATCCACGACAAGCACATCGAGGTCATCGTGCGCCAGATGCTGCGGAAGATCACCGTGGTGGACCACGGCGAGACGACGCTGCTGCCCGGTGAGCTGGTGGACTTCAAGAAGTACCAGAACATGAACCGCGAGGTCGTGGCAGAGGGCAAGCGCCCCGCGTCGGGTCGTCCGGAGCTCATGGGTATCACGAAGGCGTCGCTCGCGACCGAATCGTGGCTGTCGGCCGCTTCCTTCCAGGAGACGACCCGGGTCCTGACCCAGGCCGCGATGGAGGGCAAGAGCGACCCGTTGCTGGGCCTCAAGGAGAACGTCATCATCGGAAAGCTCATCCCGGCCGGAACCGGACTTGCGAAGTATCGCAACGTCGCGGTCGAGGCCACGGAGGAGGCCAAGAGCGAGCGGTACCCCAACCGCATCTTCGCCTCGGACGGCGCCTACACCGACGCCGACCTGAGCTACGTCGACTTCGACAGCTTCTCGACGGATGACTTCACCCCCGGTACGTACAACTGA
- the rpoB gene encoding DNA-directed RNA polymerase subunit beta, with the protein MAAARNASTTTNKNGRGASRLSFAKISDTLTVPDLLALQTESFDWLVGNDAWKARVAEAQAEGRTDVPEISGLEEIFEEISPIEDLSETMQLSFTNPYLEPEKYSIDECKERGKTYAAPLYVEAEFMNHQTGEIKTQTVFMGDFPLQTGKGTFIINGTERVVVSQLVRSPGVYFDKTPDKTSDKDIVSARVIPSRGAWLEFEIDKRDQVGVRIDRKRKQSVTVFLKALGLTSEQILEEFAGFDSIEETLSKDTILTKEDALRDIYRKLRPGEQVAAEAARALLDNFYFNPKRYDLAKVGRYKINQKLGLAGPLSDSVLTVEDIVATIKYLVRLHNPQGPGVRELSKDIYAFDGQRSGKPAEIRLDIDDIDNFGNRRIRAVGELIQNQVRTGLSRMERVVRERMTTQDIEAITPQTLINVRPVVAAIKEFFGTSQLSQFMDQNNPLAGLTHKRRLSALGPGGLSRERAGVEVRDVHPSHYGRMCPIETPEGPNIGLIGSLASFARINSFGFIETPYRKVIDGKVSEQIDYLTASEESDYIVAQAGVELKADGSFAQDRVLARRGQGGEVDLFHAEEIGYMDVSPRQMVSVATSLIPFLEHDDANRALMGANMQRQAVPLLRSESPVVGTGMEGFAAIDAGDVVTAEKAGVVTEVSADVVTVQLDEGGTQQYFLRKFDRSNQGTSYNQRVVVSAGERVEAGEVIADGPATENGELALGKNLLVAFMTWEGHNFEDAIILSQDLVKDDTLSSIHIEEYEVDARDTKLGKEEITRDLPNVSPDLLKDLDERGIIRIGAEVRPGDILVGKVTPKGETELSAEERLLRAIFNEKSREVRDTSLKVPHGEQGTIIAVKEFNAEDGDDELGSGVNRRVVVYIAQKRKITEGDKLAGRHGNKGVIAKILPVEDMPFLADGTPVQVILNPLGIPGRMNFGQVLELHLGWIAQQGWKVEGKPTWAKSLPEEAFSAEPGTKVATPVFDGAFEEEIAGLLDSTTLTRDGERLIDSTGKALLFDGRSGDPFPAPVSVGYMYILKLHHLVDDKIHARSTGPYSMITQQPLGGKAQFGGQRFGEMEVWALEAYGAAYALQELLTIKSDDILGRVKVYEAIVKGENIQEPGIPESFKVLMKEMQSLCLNVEVLSADGTPVNLRDTDDDAFRAAEELGINISSRFESSSIDEI; encoded by the coding sequence TTGGCTGCTGCGCGCAACGCATCCACCACCACCAACAAGAACGGCCGCGGAGCTTCCCGCCTCTCGTTCGCCAAGATCTCCGACACGCTGACGGTCCCCGACCTTCTCGCGTTGCAGACCGAGTCCTTCGATTGGCTCGTCGGCAACGATGCGTGGAAGGCGCGCGTCGCCGAGGCGCAGGCCGAAGGCCGCACCGACGTGCCCGAGATCAGTGGTCTCGAGGAGATCTTCGAGGAGATCTCGCCGATCGAGGACCTGAGCGAGACGATGCAGCTCTCGTTCACGAACCCGTATCTCGAGCCGGAGAAGTACTCGATCGACGAGTGCAAGGAGCGCGGCAAGACCTACGCCGCCCCGCTGTACGTCGAAGCCGAGTTCATGAACCACCAGACCGGTGAGATCAAGACCCAGACGGTCTTCATGGGCGACTTCCCGCTCCAGACCGGCAAGGGCACGTTCATCATCAACGGCACCGAGCGTGTCGTCGTCTCGCAGCTGGTGCGCTCGCCGGGTGTCTACTTCGACAAGACGCCCGACAAGACCTCCGACAAGGACATCGTCTCGGCCCGGGTCATCCCCAGCCGCGGTGCCTGGCTCGAGTTCGAGATCGACAAGCGCGACCAGGTCGGTGTGCGCATCGACCGCAAGCGCAAGCAGTCGGTCACCGTGTTCCTGAAGGCCCTGGGCCTGACCAGCGAGCAGATCCTCGAGGAGTTCGCCGGCTTCGACTCGATCGAGGAGACGCTGTCCAAGGACACGATCCTCACGAAGGAAGACGCGCTCCGCGACATCTACCGCAAGCTGCGTCCGGGCGAGCAGGTCGCCGCCGAGGCCGCCCGTGCGCTGCTGGACAACTTCTACTTCAACCCGAAGCGCTACGACCTGGCCAAGGTGGGTCGCTACAAGATCAACCAGAAGCTCGGTCTCGCGGGTCCGCTCAGCGATTCGGTGCTGACCGTCGAGGACATCGTCGCGACGATCAAGTACCTCGTGCGTCTGCACAACCCGCAGGGCCCCGGCGTGCGCGAGCTGTCCAAGGACATCTACGCGTTCGACGGCCAGCGCAGCGGCAAGCCCGCCGAGATCCGTCTCGACATCGACGACATCGACAACTTCGGCAACCGCCGTATCCGCGCCGTCGGCGAGCTCATCCAGAACCAGGTCCGCACCGGTCTCTCGCGCATGGAGCGCGTCGTCCGCGAGCGCATGACCACGCAGGACATCGAGGCGATCACGCCGCAGACCCTGATCAACGTGCGCCCCGTCGTCGCCGCGATCAAGGAGTTCTTCGGCACGTCGCAGCTGTCGCAGTTCATGGACCAGAACAACCCGCTCGCGGGTCTGACCCACAAGCGACGCCTGTCCGCGCTCGGCCCCGGCGGTCTGTCGCGTGAGCGCGCCGGCGTCGAGGTCCGTGACGTCCACCCGTCGCACTACGGCCGCATGTGCCCGATCGAGACCCCGGAGGGCCCGAACATCGGCCTGATCGGCTCGCTCGCATCGTTCGCGCGGATCAATTCGTTCGGCTTCATCGAGACCCCGTACCGCAAGGTCATCGACGGCAAGGTCTCCGAGCAGATCGACTACCTGACGGCGTCCGAGGAGAGCGACTACATCGTCGCCCAGGCCGGGGTCGAGCTGAAGGCCGACGGCAGCTTCGCGCAGGACCGCGTACTCGCACGTCGCGGCCAGGGCGGCGAGGTCGACCTGTTCCACGCCGAGGAGATCGGCTACATGGATGTCTCGCCGCGCCAGATGGTGTCGGTCGCGACGTCGCTGATCCCGTTCCTCGAGCACGACGACGCGAACCGCGCCCTCATGGGTGCGAACATGCAGCGTCAGGCAGTTCCGCTGCTGCGCTCGGAGTCGCCCGTGGTCGGAACCGGCATGGAGGGCTTCGCGGCCATCGACGCCGGTGACGTGGTCACCGCCGAGAAGGCCGGTGTCGTCACCGAGGTCTCGGCCGACGTCGTCACCGTGCAGCTGGACGAGGGCGGCACCCAGCAGTACTTCCTCCGCAAGTTCGACCGCTCCAACCAGGGCACGAGCTACAACCAGCGTGTTGTGGTCTCGGCCGGCGAGCGCGTCGAGGCGGGCGAGGTCATCGCCGATGGACCGGCCACGGAGAACGGCGAGCTCGCGCTCGGCAAGAACCTCCTCGTGGCGTTCATGACGTGGGAGGGTCACAACTTCGAAGACGCGATCATCCTCAGCCAGGACCTGGTGAAGGACGACACGCTCTCCTCGATCCACATCGAGGAGTACGAGGTCGACGCCCGCGACACGAAGCTCGGCAAGGAGGAGATCACCCGTGACCTCCCCAACGTCAGCCCCGACCTGCTGAAGGACCTCGACGAGCGCGGCATCATCCGCATCGGCGCCGAGGTGCGTCCCGGCGACATCCTCGTCGGCAAGGTCACGCCCAAGGGCGAGACCGAGCTGTCGGCCGAGGAGCGTCTACTGCGCGCGATCTTCAACGAGAAGAGCCGCGAGGTCCGCGACACGTCGCTGAAGGTGCCCCACGGTGAGCAGGGCACGATCATCGCGGTCAAGGAGTTCAACGCCGAAGACGGGGACGACGAGCTCGGCTCCGGCGTCAACCGACGCGTCGTGGTCTACATCGCCCAGAAGCGCAAGATCACCGAAGGCGACAAGCTCGCCGGCCGCCACGGCAACAAGGGTGTCATCGCCAAGATCCTGCCCGTCGAGGACATGCCCTTCCTCGCGGACGGCACGCCGGTCCAGGTCATCCTGAACCCGCTCGGCATCCCGGGTCGAATGAACTTCGGCCAGGTGCTCGAACTCCACCTCGGCTGGATCGCCCAGCAGGGCTGGAAGGTCGAGGGCAAGCCGACGTGGGCCAAGAGCCTGCCGGAGGAGGCCTTCTCGGCCGAGCCCGGCACCAAGGTCGCCACCCCGGTGTTCGACGGCGCCTTCGAGGAGGAGATCGCGGGTCTGCTGGATTCGACCACGCTCACCCGCGACGGCGAGCGGCTGATCGACTCCACCGGAAAGGCCCTGCTGTTCGACGGCCGGTCCGGCGACCCGTTCCCGGCGCCCGTCTCGGTCGGCTACATGTACATCCTGAAGCTGCACCACCTCGTGGACGACAAGATCCACGCACGCTCCACGGGTCCGTACTCGATGATCACGCAGCAGCCGCTGGGTGGGAAGGCGCAGTTCGGTGGACAGCGCTTCGGTGAGATGGAGGTGTGGGCCCTCGAGGCCTACGGTGCCGCCTACGCACTGCAGGAGCTCCTCACGATCAAGTCCGACGACATCCTCGGCCGCGTGAAGGTCTACGAGGCGATCGTCAAGGGCGAGAACATCCAGGAGCCGGGCATCCCCGAGTCCTTCAAGGTGCTCATGAAGGAGATGCAGTCGCTGTGCCTGAACGTCGAGGTCCTCTCGGCCGACGGCACCCCGGTCAACCTCCGCGACACCGACGATGACGCCTTCCGCGCAGCGGAGGAGCTCGGCATCAACATCTCCAGCCGCTTCGAATCCTCGTCGATCGACGAGATCTAA